In Pseudomonas sp. P5_109, the genomic window TTGGTATGCAAGCTGGAGTCCGAGCCGCCACTGAAACCAAACGAAGAGCTGCGGCCGGGATCGTCCGGCTGGCGCCGCAGCTCATAGAGCTTCACGCCATGCTCGAGCAGAGCCTTGCGATACGGTGCATAGCCGCCATGCACCGCCGGCACATCGGTGGCTTCCAGTGAGTTGGTCAGCAGGCGCACATCAACGCCGGCATCGGCACGCCCCAGCAGATAATCCATGCCCGGTTTTTGCGGGACGAAATAAGCCGAAATCATGATCAGCTCGTTACTGACGCCATCGAGTTCAGGCCGCAGTTGTGTGGCCATCAATAGCGCGCGTGCCGGCTCTCCGTCAGCCAGGACCTTGCTCGGAGCGTCCCACATCGCCGTGTTATAGGCCCAGATCAGTTGCTTGCGCCAAGTCTCCCATTGCGGTTGAGTCTGGTAAGTCATGAGATGGTTGTACAACGCCCTGCTCTCGATACGCGAGGCCTGCAGCGATTGCTCCAGGCGTTGACGGCTCTCGAGCAAGTCTTGGGCTGTCGGCTTATTGAGCAGGAAGTCCGTGATCGGCTGGCTCAAGGCGCTGTTCCAGTACTGATCGAAGCTGTGTCCCAACTGCTCGGCGACCGGGCCGATGCACAGCAGGTCCATGTCGGTGAAGTTGAGATCGGGCTTGGCGTCAAAATACTCATCCCCCAGGTTGCGTCCGCCGACGATGGCTGCGCTGTTGTCGGCCAGCCACAGTTTGTTGTGCATGCGTCGGTGTTGTTGGGAAAGATCAAGCAGGCGGCCCATGGTTCGAGTGACCATGGTGCTGCGCCCCAGATGCAAAGGGTTGAAGACGCGGATATGGATGTTCGGATGCACCGCCAGGGTCGCGATGACTTCTTCCTGGCCGTCGCTGGCCGTGTCATCGAGCAAGATACGTATCCGTACGCCGCGATCGGCAGCCAGCAGCATTTCACGCACCAGTGCCCGGGTGCTGAGACCGTTGTGCACGATGTAGTACTGCAGATCGACGGTTTTCTGCGCATTGCGGATCAACTCCGCGCGCGCCCGGAACGCTTCACTGCTGTTGGGCAGCAAACGAAAACCCGAGCGCCCCTCATGCGCAGCGGCCTGAGCCTGGATCGAGCGCCCGAAAGCCGATTCGCTGGCGGGTATCGCCTCGCTGAATTCGCGGGGCAGCCGCGTGGTAGCGCAGCCGACGAGCAACAGCGCGAACAACATGGCACAGAGGAACCGGGACATGGGCTGGCCCTCAACCTCGAAGGGTGTGGTTTTCGCTCGGCATCCAGCCAGTACTGGCTGCCGAGAACATGCAGCCCTCGGTAATCCGCACGACTTGTTCCAGTAAAGCCCGCTTCAAGCAGCGTGTCGAAATTTTCCGGCAGCTACACCCAGAGCTTGAAAGGCCCTGAGGCCGATACTTCCACGCCACCTCAAGGCAAGCAGCCGCTACCAAAAGCGGGTGAAACAAGGTCGCTACACTCTCCATAAATGGGGAACTACACCCACCCAACCAGGCATTCACCACCAAATTTGAGGAATATTCCCCCACTCCCCCTTTCTCTTGCTTGAGCCCCTCGCCAACAGCCTGTTAATTAATTGGGCATCATCCTCGCTCTATTGAAATGGCTCATTAGTTGCACCACCCCTTGGGACCCGCAACAGCGGTCGTCCCGGGCATCATGGAGACGGCTGGACTCGCAAGATTCGGTATGACGCGAGAGGTGAGAATTGGTGATGGCTTCCACTGAGAGAGCAATTGCTCGAGTCACGAAATGGCCGATGCCCCTTTATAAGCAGCTCGCTGAGTTGAGCCTATTGCTTTTCGCGTTGCTGATTATGCTGGGGTTGTCCGCTGTAGTAGCGATGGAGTTGACCTTTGGAACAGTGCCCTGACGAGTCTGGTACAGACTTTTTATTTTGCGTTGCAAAGAACACGGGCATGCCAACAGCCCTTTGAGCAACGAAAGTGTCGGTGTGTCGAGATTGATGTAGAGACTAACAATGTGCACTAAACGGGAGCCGCCATTGCAGCGGCCCCTTTGCTTTACTCGGTTATTTCGCGCAGAGCGCAAGCCCTTTCTCGATAAGTGGTGTCATCGCCACTTTCGATCCTTTGTTTTCGGGATCATTACGCCAAATTCTATTGACTTCGGTCCAGCCGAACTGCTTCGCATGGCTGCTCGCAGAATCGTTCATTGCATAAGTTACGCCTTGGAACTCGAGCAGAACCGAGGACGGATCCACACAGGAAAGTTTTCCTTCGGAGATGGTCAGAGGCCATTTCTCGCCGTACTCAGCTCGGGTAACGGAGGCAGTCATGCCCGGGAACAAGACATGAAAAGTAAACCAGTAAATTACTCCCGCGGTGGCTGCGAGTCCTACCAGCTTTGAAGGTATCAAAGGTTTCTTTTTTGCCCCGCAGTGGGGGCACGCATTCGCGGATGGTGAAATTTGATGCATGCGCTCTTTGGAGGCTGCCAAACCCATTTGTGTTTCCCTCTCATCCTGAGTTCTGCCAAAACGACAGACGTAGTTTTCCTTCCCAAGGTGCCTTCCGGACCATTGGGTTTGAAGCATTTATCGGTTGTGTCGCGACGCCAACTCAGCGAACGCACTGAGCGAATGGTGAATATGGAGTTTATCGCTTTCGGGGAGAGAGCGATACATATCAAGGACCTGGTGCTCTTGCGTAGATAGGTCACCCAAGGGAACCGAAGCCGACTTCCAAATGCGCGATTTGCGGGCGAATTGCGGCAATAAAAAAACTAAGGGCCTGCATGAGGTATCTCACGCAAGCCCTTGATATTCATGGTGCCCGAAGCCGGAATCGAACCGGCACGCCCTTACGAGCGGGGGATTTTAAGTCCCATGCGTCTACCAGTTTCGCCATTCGGGCGGTAGCGCGGTGAAGCGTCGAGTTTTTGCCAAACAACGATCTGGCAGTTCTGACGCTTGTGCAGCAGAGGTGGAAATATATACATCCCGCCCCAGTGAAGCAAGTTCGCAAATAGCCTTTTCAAATCTAAATCTTGCAGGCTACTGCAAATAAAAAAGCTCCGTAAATCATAGATCTACGGAGCTTGTTTATTAGTGGAGGCCGAGGTCGGAATCGAACCGGCGTAGGCGGATTTGCAATCCGCTGCATAACCATTTTGCTACTCGGCCTCAAAACATTTGTTGTCAGTAGCGCGACATCAAATGCGTGCAAACTTGGAGCGGGAAACGAGACTCGAACTCGCGACCCCGACCTTGGCAAGGTCGTGCTCTACCAACTGAGCTATTCCCGCGTCTTGGTGTGGCGCATTCTATAGAATTCAGAAGCGCCGTCAACCCCTTGATTCAAAAAAGTTTTATTTCTTTTCAACGTCAGTCTTCAGATGTGGCCAGGCGGCCCGCAGGTACTGGACCATCGACCACAAAGTCAGGCCAGCCGAGATCATCAGCAAGGTATAACCGAGCAAGACCCAGAAGCTGAAGTCCTTGGGATTGGCCAGCAGGATCACCAGCGCCAGCATTTGCGCGGCGGTTTTCCATTTGCCCAGGTTGGACACGGCGACATGGGCACGAGCGCCCAGTTCGGCCATCCACTCGCGCAGTGCCGAGACGACAATCTCGCGACCGATGATCACGGCAGCTGGCAGCGTGAGCCACAGGTTGCCGTGTTCCTGCACCAACAGTACCAATGCAACCGCAACCATCAGCTTGTCGGCAACCGGATCGAGGAAAGCCCCGAACGGTGTGCTTTGTTCCAGGCGGCGGGCCAGGTACCCGTCCAGCCAGTCGGTCGCGGCAGCGAATGCGAAGACCGAGGCCGAGGCCATGTAGCTCCACTGGTAAGGCAGGTAGAACAGCAAAATGAAGATCGGTATGAGCAGAACGCGTAGAACGGTAATCAGATTAGGGATATTCATCGGCACAACTGGCTACGAGGTGAGGGGGCATTCTACTCGCTGTGCAGATTTGCATAAATCAACTCTGCGAGCTTTTTACTGATCCCGGGGGCTTTGGCAATTTCTTCGATGCTTGCACGAGACAGCTCCTGCAATCCACCAAAATGTTTCAACAAATCCCGCCGACGTGTCGGTCCGACGCCAGCGACGCCTTCCAGTGTAGACGTCCGACGGGTTTTTCCACGCCGGGCGCGGTGCCCGGTGATGGCAAATCGGTGGGCTTCGTCGCGAATCTGCTGGATCAGGTGCAGCGCGGGAGAATCGCCGCGCAACGTGAATTCATGTGCAGCGTCGTTCAGGTACAGGGT contains:
- a CDS encoding phospholipase D family protein, producing MSRFLCAMLFALLLVGCATTRLPREFSEAIPASESAFGRSIQAQAAAHEGRSGFRLLPNSSEAFRARAELIRNAQKTVDLQYYIVHNGLSTRALVREMLLAADRGVRIRILLDDTASDGQEEVIATLAVHPNIHIRVFNPLHLGRSTMVTRTMGRLLDLSQQHRRMHNKLWLADNSAAIVGGRNLGDEYFDAKPDLNFTDMDLLCIGPVAEQLGHSFDQYWNSALSQPITDFLLNKPTAQDLLESRQRLEQSLQASRIESRALYNHLMTYQTQPQWETWRKQLIWAYNTAMWDAPSKVLADGEPARALLMATQLRPELDGVSNELIMISAYFVPQKPGMDYLLGRADAGVDVRLLTNSLEATDVPAVHGGYAPYRKALLEHGVKLYELRRQPDDPGRSSSFGFSGGSDSSLHTKAMILDKQKVFIGSFNFDPRSVFWNTEVGVLVDSPELAGYVRQLALEGMAPVMSFQARLENGEIVWLTEDDGRLHTLRKEPGSKWRSFKAWLSDKIGLEKML
- a CDS encoding DUF2511 domain-containing protein; the encoded protein is MGLAASKERMHQISPSANACPHCGAKKKPLIPSKLVGLAATAGVIYWFTFHVLFPGMTASVTRAEYGEKWPLTISEGKLSCVDPSSVLLEFQGVTYAMNDSASSHAKQFGWTEVNRIWRNDPENKGSKVAMTPLIEKGLALCAK
- the pgsA gene encoding CDP-diacylglycerol--glycerol-3-phosphate 3-phosphatidyltransferase; its protein translation is MNIPNLITVLRVLLIPIFILLFYLPYQWSYMASASVFAFAAATDWLDGYLARRLEQSTPFGAFLDPVADKLMVAVALVLLVQEHGNLWLTLPAAVIIGREIVVSALREWMAELGARAHVAVSNLGKWKTAAQMLALVILLANPKDFSFWVLLGYTLLMISAGLTLWSMVQYLRAAWPHLKTDVEKK